One window of Falco peregrinus isolate bFalPer1 chromosome 17, bFalPer1.pri, whole genome shotgun sequence genomic DNA carries:
- the ENTPD4 gene encoding ectonucleoside triphosphate diphosphohydrolase 4 isoform X6, with product MCLVSLRISISCLLPASWHFSISPVGCPRILNTTLRQIVVIGILAAAVSLLYYSLVVIRNKYGRAYRDKRFHRYLARVTDTEATDTNNPNLNYGIVVDCGSSGSRIFVYCWPRHNGNPHDLLDIKQMRDKNRKPVVMKIKPGISEFASSPEKVSDYISPLLSFAAQHVPRAKHKETPLYILCTAGMRILPESQQKAILEDLLTDIPVHFDFLFSDSHAEVISGKQEGVYAWIGINFVLGRFEHTDDEDEAIVEVHVPGSENKEAIFRKRTVGILDMGGVSTQIAYEVPKTVSFASSQQEEVAKNLLAEFNLGCDAHQTEHVYRVYVATFLGFGGNAARQRYEDSLFTSTVLKNRLLGKQTGMTSDSPYLDPCLPLDAQDEIQQNGQIMYLRGTGDFNLCREIIQPFMNKTNETQTSLNGVYQPAVHFQNSEFYGFSEFYYCTEDVLRMGGDYNAAKFTKAAKDYCATKWSVLRERFDRGLYASHADLHRLKYQCFKSAWMYEVFHSGFSFPRHPARKLPWKSLPLEELLLCLQSLFVFCLFPDCAALHPALPAKAQTDPQANVA from the exons ATGTGCCTTGTCAGTCTGAG GATCAGCATCTCCTGTTTGCTTCCTGCTTCTTGGCACTTCAGCATCTCTCCGGTAGGATGTCCACGTATTCTCAACACCACTTTGCGACAGATCGTTGTGATAGGAatacttgctgctgctgtctctttGCTTTACTACTCTCTAGTAGTCATCCGCAATAAGTATGGGCGTGCATACAGGGACAAAAGGTTCCACAG ATATCTTGCCCGAGTAACTGACACTGAAGCTACAGATACAAACAACCCCAATCTGAACTATGGCATCGTTGTGGACTGTGGCAGCAGTGGCTCTAGGATTTTTGTGTATTGTTGGCCAAGGCACAACGGTAATCCACATGACCTGTTGGACATCAAACAGATGAGGGACAAAAACAGAAAGCCAGTGGTTATGAAAATTAAACCAg GCATTTCGGAGTTTGCCAGCTCTCCTGAAAAGGTCAGTGATTATATTTCTCCACTTCTGAGCTTCGCTGCCCAACATGTGCCACGTGCAAAACACAAAGAGACTCCTCTTTATATTCTGTGTACCGCGGGAATGAGGATTCTGCCGGAAAG CCAGCAGAAGGCAATACTTGAAGATCTGCTCACTGATATTCCtgtgcattttgattttctgttttcgGACTCACATGCAGAGGTTATTTCAGGGAAACAGGAAG GAGTATATGCATGGATTGGCATCAACTTTGTTCTTGGAAGATTTGAACATACAGATGATG AGGATGAAGCGATTGTGGAGGTGCATGTCCCAGGCAGCGAAAACAAAGAGGCCATCTTTCGTAAGAGGACAGTGGGTATTCTTGACATGGGCGGAGTGTCGACTCAGATAGCGTACGAAGTCCCTAAAACTGTAAGCTTTGCCTCTTCGCAGCAG GAAGAAGTAGCCAAAAACTTACTTGCAGAATTCAATTTAGGCTGCGATGCTCATCAAACCGAGCATGTGTACAGAGTCTACGTTGCAACGTTCCTTGGCTTTGGAGGAAACGCAGCACGCCAGAGATATGAAGACAGTCTATTTACCAGTACAGTGCTGAAAAACAG GCTGCTGGGCAAACAGACTGGAATGACTTCTGATTCACCCTACCTTGATCCTTGCCTGCCCCTGGATGCTCAGGATGAGATCCAGCAGAATGGACAGATAATGTATTTGCGGGGAACAGGAGACTTTAATCTGTGTCGTGAAATTATTCAACCGTTCATGAATAAGACTAATGAAACGCAGACATCTCTTAATGGTGTCTATCAGCCTGCTGTGCACTTTCAGAACAGTGAATTCTATGGTTTCTCAGAGTTCTACTACTGCACCGAGGACGTGTTACGCATGGGAGGAGATTACAATGCTGCTAAATTTACTAAAGCCGCAAAG gatTATTGTGCCACTAAGTGGTCTGTCCTACGGGAACGTTTTGACCGTGGTCTTTATGCATCACATGCTGATCTCCACAGATTGAA GTACCAGTGTTTTAAGTCTGCCTGGATGTATGAAGTATTTCACAGTGgcttctcttttcct AGACATCCAGCAAGAAAACTTCCGTGGAAGTCACTCCCACTGGAGGAGCTTCTCCTTTGTTTACAATCACTAtttgttttttgtctgtttcctGATTGTGCTGCTCTCCATCCTGCTCTACCTGCTAAGGCTCAGACGGATCCACAGGCGAATGTTGCGTAA